The sequence AATATTACCTTGCTACATAAACAACATCCTATTCTATCGTATACCTCATCTCATAATCGATCTTATAGACGTGGTCTCATTAGGAAGGTAACCTCCAGAGTGAgcagtgtgtgtctgaggggttcACCTGTCTATCACTCCATACATCTCACACGTTGCTATGGCAGTTGAGATACTCAGATACTGCCCCATAAAGGTGTGGTGCGGAGAGCGGAGAAGTGTCATACCTACTGTAGGTATGATCTGGTCTGCTCAGGTGGAGGTGTTCTGCTCTGGCCCTcagtacagagatacagagaccatacaaatacacaaacCATACAAATGATCATCTTCAAGGAGAACCTACTTTGAAGACTTTGAAAATACTTACTTTGTTTCGATTAATCATCTAACTAATTCAGTTTAATATTGTTTAGGATTTCTCTCTAACTTTGAGTTAAATTAAGTGAAGATCTGTGAagatcataaaaaaatatatatataatgctTCATGCTCACCAGAATGGGATACGGGTTGAATACTGGTCTGTGTGCTCACTGCATTGTAATGTAGGTGGCTGCTGAAGCTGGGTGGTTTTGGGTTGACTTGTTTGAGATCTGAATACCAACACCATTGTTTGAAGGAGAGCTATCATCGTTGAGAGGCTGACAGACTGCTGTATGGGTGGCAGTTACTGTTAAAATGTAATCAAATTGTTTTTAAATAGACCAACCAACAAAACTTGGATAAACTGAACATTCTCAGGTCCTGTGTACACCAGCCATGTGTGCCTGCTGTCAATGACAATGGATTTCAACTCCTCCCAGGAGATAGTGTTTGTGCTGCATGGACTGAACGtgacacagacaaacaaacacatcTACTTCTCATTTACTCTCATCCTATACATCTTCACCATTTTTGTGAATCTGATACTGATCGTTACCATTTTTCTGGAGAAAATGTTGCATGACCCTATGTATTTATTTCTCTGTAATCTGTGTATTAATGGTATCTATGGCGCTTCAGCTTTCTACCCAAAGATACTTTATGACCTTTTATTTGACTCTCATGTGATATCATACCCTGGGTGCATGACCCAGATATTGGTAATCTACTCCTATGCTTTCTGTGAATTCACCAGCTTGACAGTGATGGCATATGACAGGTATGTTGCCATCTGTAAGCCGTTACAATACCACTCTATCATGACTACTCGAAAAGTGTGGACACTGCTTCTTCTTACGTGGCTTTTCTCATGGCTAGAAAGTAGCATTGGGATGGGACTAACAGCTAGGTTACCCCTCTGTGGCGTCGACATCGATAAACTCTACTGCTCAAACTGGGCCGTCGTGAAGCTCTCATGCGTTGACACCACTCTGAACAACCTCTACGGCTTCATTCTCACGTTTTCTCATGTTTCTCAAACAATACTCATCCTGATATCCTACATGAACATCATCAAAGCGTCTTTGCATTCCCGTGTGCAGAGAAAGAAGTTCATGCAGACCTGTCTGCCTCATCTGATCACCCTGACTAACTTCACCATATCCCTCACCTTCGATGTGATGTACGCTCGCTACGGCAGCAACACCAGCCTGCTGGCCCTGAGGAATATCATGGCGGTGGAGTTCCTAGTTGTGCCTCCTCTGGTGAACCCTATCATATACGGGATGAAACTCACTCGGGTTCGGAATAGAGTTGTACAGATGTTCAACCGGAAAGTTGCTGCCCTAATCTAAATGTATTGTGGTGATGCGCTTGTGTGTATCAACATATCTTTCTTGTTGATCTATAAAGCTATATTGACAATTTTCATTTGTAAATTTTCATAGACATTAGGAAGGAAAATGTGCAACTCTCGCTCACAATTAAAATCTTGGTGCTTTATTTTATCTAAATATTAAAATAATGATGTTCTAGCAGTCAATGGCCTTTGTCAGAATAATTTTTCATGGATGTCGTGTGGAATAACTTTGCCCCTCTTATTTGTTGTCAATGACTGAGATTCAGGTGTTTGGCTTCATGGAGTCATCTTGTTACCTTGACCAACAAACTAAAAATAACTGTATATAGCCAAcgttatatacagtgcatttggaaagtattcagacccctcgactttttccacattttgttaggttacagccttattctaaaatcgattaaatgttttttccctcatcaacctacacacaataccccataatggaaaaaaaacgttttttagacatttttgcaaatgtataaacatttttttaaagtattcaatccctttgctatgagactcgaaattgagcacatgtgcatcctgtttccattgatcatccttgagatgtttctacaacttgattggagtctattgattggacatgacttggaaatgatttggaaaggcacacacctgtccagtggtggaaaaagtacccaattgtcatacttgagtaaaggtaaagataccttaacagaaaatgactcaagttaaagtgaaagtctcccagtaaaatactacttgagtaaaatactaaaagtatttgattttaaatatacttaagtatcaaaagtaaaagtataaatcatttcaaattctttatatttGGCAAATcttttttgtttttaaaatgtatggatagtcaacggcacactacaacactcagacatcatttacacatgaagcatttgtgtttagtaagtCTGCCAAATTAGAGGCAATTGGGAtgagcagggatgttctcttgataagtgcgtgtattggaccattttcctgtcctgttaagcattcaaaatgtaatgagtacttttgggtgtcagggaaaatatatggagtaagaAGTACATTATttgctttaggaatgtagtggagtaaatgcagaagttgtcaaaaatatataaaGTAAAGCATAGATACCCCCCCaaaactacttgagtaaaaatactttaaaatactacttaagtactttacacaactgcaccggtctatataaggtcccacagttgacagtgcatgtcggagcaaaaaccaagtcatgaggttgaaggaattgtccataaagctctgagacaggattgtgtcgaggcacagatctggggaagggtacccaaaacatttctgaagcattgaaggtccccaacatcacagtggcctccattattcctaaatggaagaagtttggaaccaccaagactcttcctagagctggccacccggtcaaactaagcaatcgggggagaagggccttggtcagggaggtgaccaagaacccgatggtcactccgcagaactccagagttcctctgtggagatgggagaaccttccagaaggacaaccatctctgcagcactccaccaatcaggcctttattgtagagcgGCCAGACGAAAaatactcagtaaaaggcacatgatagcccgcttggagtttgccaaaaggcacctaaaggaccatCAACAGATATGAAAATGCCTGTTTATCAGTGAGAGGATTAGACACAAGATCAATGTTAAAGTCAGTTCTTCAACAATGGGGTGAAAtgaaggcctagattcaatcagatcaagcgttaaccggcGATAGCAAGCTGTAATCTTACCACGCTAGTTGTTGCAGTAGTGTGACATTGGCAACGACGGCTGCTGCAGCAGCAGGTGTTTTCATTTTCCGTATTTTCATTGACTTTTAAAATATACAATCCACCTGCAGAGAAGCTGCTCCACATTtgcattacatttaagtcatctAGCAGAtgctcccatccagagcgaccaCGGTCAAGCGCCCAGCTCAGGGGCACATCGACAGATCCCCCTGCCAGCTAACTCGAGGAACTGAACCAGCAACCTCACAGCCACCGGTCCAGCACCCTTCGCACCCAACCAACAACCTTCCTTTTTAGTGTCTTTcttcatttttatatttttgccGTCACTTTACCACTCACTCAGCAACTTCACTCTCACTCATCTCCAGATTCCAGATTTCGGTTTCCCTCatcccatcccacctatctctgctgtCCATCCCCTTCGGATTTCAGCGCATTTAGTGATGCTATGTTGTCTGTTAATTTCTAGATTTTTAAAGTTTGATTCAACGTAGGCTATTGAAAGATTTTTGTTCCCTCTGAAG comes from Salvelinus namaycush isolate Seneca chromosome 34, SaNama_1.0, whole genome shotgun sequence and encodes:
- the LOC120029213 gene encoding olfactory receptor 8I2-like, translating into MDFNSSQEIVFVLHGLNVTQTNKHIYFSFTLILYIFTIFVNLILIVTIFLEKMLHDPMYLFLCNLCINGIYGASAFYPKILYDLLFDSHVISYPGCMTQILVIYSYAFCEFTSLTVMAYDRYVAICKPLQYHSIMTTRKVWTLLLLTWLFSWLESSIGMGLTARLPLCGVDIDKLYCSNWAVVKLSCVDTTLNNLYGFILTFSHVSQTILILISYMNIIKASLHSRVQRKKFMQTCLPHLITLTNFTISLTFDVMYARYGSNTSLLALRNIMAVEFLVVPPLVNPIIYGMKLTRVRNRVVQMFNRKVAALI